One part of the Arvicanthis niloticus isolate mArvNil1 chromosome 15, mArvNil1.pat.X, whole genome shotgun sequence genome encodes these proteins:
- the Tac1 gene encoding protachykinin-1 isoform X2 — MKILVAVAVFFLVSTQLFAEEIGANDDLNYWSDWSDSDQIKEAMPEPFEHLLQRIARRPKPQQFFGLMGKRDAGHGQISHKRHKTDSFVGLMGKRALNSVAYERSAVQNYERRRK; from the exons ATGAAAATCCTCGTGGCCGTGGCGGTCTTTTTTCTCGTTTCCACTCAACTGTTTGCAGAGGAAATCGGTGCCAACGATGATCTAAATTATTGGTCCGACTGGTCCGACAGTGACCAGATCAAG GAGGCAATGCCGGAGCCCTTTGAACATCTTCTGCAGAGAATTGCCCGAAGACCCAAGCCTCAGCAGTTCTTTGGATTAATGGGCAAACGGGATGCCG GGCATGGCCAGATCTCTCACAAAA GGCATAAAACAGATTCCTTCGTTGGACTAATGGGCAAAAGAGCTTTAAATTCTG TGGCTTACGAAAGAAGCGCCGTGCAGAACTACGAAAGAAGACGTAAATAA
- the Tac1 gene encoding protachykinin-1 isoform X1 yields MKILVAVAVFFLVSTQLFAEEIGANDDLNYWSDWSDSDQIKEAMPEPFEHLLQRIARRPKPQQFFGLMGKRDADSSIEKQVALLKALYGHGQISHKRHKTDSFVGLMGKRALNSVAYERSAVQNYERRRK; encoded by the exons ATGAAAATCCTCGTGGCCGTGGCGGTCTTTTTTCTCGTTTCCACTCAACTGTTTGCAGAGGAAATCGGTGCCAACGATGATCTAAATTATTGGTCCGACTGGTCCGACAGTGACCAGATCAAG GAGGCAATGCCGGAGCCCTTTGAACATCTTCTGCAGAGAATTGCCCGAAGACCCAAGCCTCAGCAGTTCTTTGGATTAATGGGCAAACGGGATGCCG ATTCCTCAATTGAAAAACAAGTGGCCCTGTTAAAGGCTCTTTATG GGCATGGCCAGATCTCTCACAAAA GGCATAAAACAGATTCCTTCGTTGGACTAATGGGCAAAAGAGCTTTAAATTCTG TGGCTTACGAAAGAAGCGCCGTGCAGAACTACGAAAGAAGACGTAAATAA